TTGTATAATTGGATTTAAATTATGGCTTGCTGTCATTTTGAAAAGAGAATGTTGGAGCCAGTGACTACCTCCCCTGTGAAATATATAGGACGGCCTTCTTTTGCAGCCTGGACTGCATCAAATCTGCCCTCATCTTCGGCCCTTACTGTGTGAGCAGACCACCGTGATGGAGCGCCCTTCAAAAAATGAATAACTATAAAAATTCATTATTTTTTTAAGTTATATATAGTTTAAAGCATATGGACTCGTGAATATAGTACATTTAGTACTGTAAATGAAAGACAATAAAGCAATTACCTGACAGTATATGGACTCGTGCATTAGAGCATAAAGTGGATTGGTATCAAAAGATGACCATTTCTGAAACTGCATAGGTGAAATTATTTAACTTTGATGCCACAAATATTGCAAAACCTTGGATTCAAGATCAATGAAAAACAGAGAATTTCTTACAGCGTCCAAGAAGTAATAGCTGATCTGCTTTGGTGCTCCTGGAACTAGTACAGGATCCCAGACCCTCTCAAACCTGGGTTGAAGTAAACAAGTAACTGAATTAAAGACTGAAACCACTGTAGCATATAAAAATCGAGATTCTTCACAATGAAGCCTTACATGTAGTGTAAGCGCTCAAAACCACTACTGGATCCTAAGCCAGAAAGTCCAAGTGTTTGTAATCCCTTTGGAGTTAGGATGCCCCCGGATGGAAGAGGCACCTGCATAAATAAAAAGGTGGGTGATTGTTGATTTAAACTATTAGTTTTAATCGTTAACTCTCAGCATTAGGAACAGCACCAAGATCATATGTTCTGGATCCTCACCCCGCCTCCCTTAGATTCTGACAAAAAGTTAACAACTTCACGAACAATCTCAGTATCTTGAGGATACCTTTTGTAATACTTCTCATTCTGACGTCTAATCTGTTCAAAACATGCTCTGTACACGATATCTGCAGTGCATCCATTTCCTATTGGAGGGATACCGCCAGTTAAAAGGACTTTATTTAGTCCTTGCGGTGCAAAACTCAAATAGGTTACTGCACAAAAACCACCATAACTCTGCAAAAGGAAACAGAACTAATTTTAATCCTTGTTAAGTCCCACAGGCTACAGCTCACCACAAGCAAAATATAAGGAATGACTTAACACATAAGCATTCTCTAGAAGCAAAAAAGCACAACATGAGAGCAATGGCTTTGAATATGTACAAGGAGAATAATTATATCTTAAAAATTTTCTCTGATGATATATAGATAAAGTAGGAGGTCACTGCAAAGGAAAAGGACCATATCACAGTAGCTGACAGATTACAAGCACCACGTAAATTACTATAAGAAATCATAATTATACCTGACCCAAAATTGTCCAGCGCCCTGCATCAGGAACTAAACGTACTCGAATAAACTCGGCATCATTTACTATATTATCAGCTCGAAAATGTTGCAAGAAATCAGCCAACTTCACATCGGACTTCAGTTGCAACATTGATGAAGGTGTCAAAGGAGTAGATAAACCTGTTCCTCGCTGCAATGAGAAAAAATCCTATTAAGGCAGTGCAGATCCCATCAAGAAATCCAATTAGTTTAAGTTATGCCTCAACAACCATACCTGATCCAGCAATATGACACGATATTCTTCACAGGCTTTACGCATCCATCCACTGGCTTCAGTTGGTCTCGGGCTTTCAAATCCAGGTCCACCTTGAAGAAATAATAGGTATGGTAGTGGTTGCTCTTCTTTGCCAACTACGACACAAATTGCATTTCGCTAGGTGAGTTATAAAGCCACCAAACATGACTATACAAGGAAATCCAAAGGTCTTGTCTGCAAAGAATATAAGCAATGCAATATAGGTAACAGTTTGTTTGTCATTACAATGCTACTTCCTCCGCATTGAGAGAGAAAGAGCTCACAAGTCAAAACTATAAGATACACTTTACATACTTTTCTGATGCTTCACAAGTGCATGCTTGTGCTCTCATGTGGAGTATGTTACTCATTCTGAACCATCCTTGAATGGATATAAAGTCTTACGTACACAACTAAGCTCATATAGCTCAGTTTAGATTAAACATTGAACAAAACAGGAGTGACTGTTGAACCCGATGCTGATCTACCAACTATCATCTCAGCATCACATTTCAACACTCCAGTGAGCCCTTTAATAGCCAAAAAAACATTTATGATCGATCTATTCAGAGTTGTCTAGTTGTTAAACTCAATTTCTAAGAAAATCAAACGTCTGCACTACATTTAACTCTTTTTCATTTGGTTAATTGTCTTGTTTTCTGCACCTCTTCACATCAATCGAATAACGGCAAGGACTCAACTGTCACATAGTGCCAGTCTGCAGATTATGGCCACTGACATTTGAATAGTTCAGTCTTAGTGCATAGGCAGAAACCTAAATAGGCACACTTCTACTACTTGACTAGACAGTTGAAACTCATCAGCAGAAATTTACTTCACAGTTGTAGTTTTACCTCCAAAATTACCAACTTCAGTTACTGAGAAAAGTCAAATCCATATTTTTAGTACTGAGGACCATAATTACTCGCCTGGATTACATTAACCAGATTCAGAGAAACTAATGGAAATTCAAACACTAATATCATCGATTCAGCTCTATACACTGCACATTTCACTTTACAAAACCAATCAAAACAGTAAGTATTGAACAATCACACCGATTAATCTTCAGTGACGATTCGATTGGAGTTGAATTTACCTGAAACAACTTCGCGAGCGAAGACTGAAATCGTAGACGAAGCCTTGGGATCGGCGGAGTAGTCGAGAGGCACGAAGAAGCGGTGGTCGCGAAGACGGAGCTCCGGCACGGAAAACCAGTCCCCGGCGACGTGGTCTTTGGGCGAGTCGCCGGCCGTGGCGGTGGGTAGGGACATGGCTGTGAATCTACGCGCGGAGGTGCGTTGGTAGTGAAAGTAGCGAAGATTAGTTACGTGGATGAGTGGAATGCGGAGGAGAAGAAGCGAGTTTGTCAAGGAAACCGGTCGCGCGAGAGTTGCCAACATTTTAGGGAGAGCGTCGTCCGAGTGGCTTCTTCTGTTACGTATCACACGTGGCGGATCATTTCGTTATTGCTTGCCGAATTTGAGTTGTCCAACAAAAAAACAAAATATAGGCAACAAAAAAAAGTAGAAAACTCAAAAAAGAAGAAGTTAGAATTAACTGCAAGAGTCATGTTTGTTTGCTGTTTGAGCACCGACTGAGCATCTCCAACATAGTTGTTCAATATGAATTTTAGCTAAATATATGTATTTCAATAGTAAAATTTACTTCCAACATAATTAGCTAGCTAAAGAGAAGTTAAGTTTAATTATTGTTACGGTAAATTACTAAATTTAGCAATTCTCTTTCTTCATTTTGTCCACTTCTTAGTTCATGATTGATCAAAAATTTATCAGATAACTCACGAACTACCTTTTTTTTTTTTTAGTAATAAATCATTCATATAAACGAAAACCTATTACTGTTGGAGCATAATTGCTATATTGATAGCTAATTAAATTTTCCGACTATTGCTAAATTTAGGCTTTGTTGTTGTTGTTGTTCGGGATTAGTTTCTCTTATACAAACGCCTTTAATCGGCTATAAAGATTATTCTTTCATATAATTAAACAATAAACTTTGAGTTTTCTCAATTTTCTTGATGGATTTTATAACTTTTTGTGGATTCGCAACCCTAACAACAGTCTTGTGGATCCAAAGTTGTCGTTGATGGATTCTAACGTGATAATTCCGCTGCACTAGTGGTCAGTGTACTACCCCGAGTAGCAATGTTGTGAAAAAGGAAGACTATCTAAAAGATAGATTCTTAATCTTATATATAATAGCTGAGACATCACGCTTGCAATTTATTAATTATCATTGTTATCTCAAAGGAATCCCACTTATATGTTCTCTACAGTGACATTGCAAGTGAAAATTTCCTCGGCTAAGAATCTGACCTGCTCTTTGTTCGAGTACCAATAACGGAAGCGACTGTTTTGCAATTGAATATAAGAGTAGAATCATGATGATGTGTGGACTACGAATTAATGCACCAGAGACTAAGAATATCATATCTTACTATCATCTAAGTATACTGAAGATGTGTTCGATTGTTGCTGCTATGACGGAAGAACTGGATAATGACTTTGTTGCTAGACAAAGCTAGCAAGAACCCAGGCATTCGTTGCTAAATGATGAAGATCGAGAAGTCTTTTGGGAACACGTTTTTCGTTTTCTTGATAATATACTAATTTGAACAATCTCTGATCAATCTTTCTTCTTTGAACTGGAATCATTCGCACAATCTATGTTGGAAAACAGAATATTTAGCTTTTCCAAACTACTGGCTAAGTATGAATGACTTGATCCAAAATTATCTAGGCTCGGTCTTTCTTCTTTGAATTAGATCCATTCCAATTATTTTAATTTTTAATATAACTGGGGAAAAGAATATTTAGATTCCGACTACAGTTCTAAACTACGTACCTAGCTATTTATTAGTCTCTAAATCCAAATTCTGATCATACTTGGCATTTGGCTAAATATATATGAAGGCTCAAATGCTCATCAAGGCATATACAAATTTCTCCAAGTGCGTGATTTAGTTTCTTTCACATCGATCCTAAAACTCGCTCTCTCCTCACGTACTTCCTCCCATCTCGTTTGATTCGATTATGATAAGTACGTGCTTCCATGTAATTCATGATGTGACTGATGTCTTCTCTTTCTGGTAATATATGGTTCCAAGCTATAACATATATACGTACTAAATGAAAGAAAATTGTCGAGACTAATGTTAATAGTCCATGCATGTCACAGAGATTGAAGGATTCTGGTGAGAAGAAATGTTGCAGCTTGGGCCCTTTGGATCAGAAAACGGAGGGGAAGGGTTTGATCATGGAGCTTTCTCAACAGTCAGGCAGGTTGTGATATCTCATACATCAGGTTGCATTCGTTCCATCCAGTTCGAATATGATGACAACGGGAGCTCACTTTGGTCGGAAAAGTACGGTAGTCCCTCTTATGACGAAGACACCTATATTGATACGGTTAGTCCAGTCGTAATCCCCAGATTTACAAATCTTTAGGGTTCAGGGTTTAATGATCTATTTTTTGTCAACGACAGATCAAGCTTGATTATCCAGACGAATATTTGATTTCAGTTTATGGAAACTATGTTAGTCTCTGGTGGTTCCCGACCTATATTTCCACCCTTACTTTTAAGAGCAACAAAAAAAGTTATGGACCATACGGATTGGGAATTGAAGGAAGCCTCGGAAAGTACGGAAATTCTTTTGCAATCGAATCACCTGGGAATATGATTGTGGGATTTACTGGTAGGGCTTCCAGGACTACGGGTATCCGTGCAATAGGAGCAAACCTGAAATCCCTTGATCAGTATTACCCTTCTAAGACAAGGCTCAGAAACAAACACGATGATGATGAAGGTAACAGACAAATAATTGTAGCCGGTAACCAAGTTATAGGAAACGAAGGCGACCAGAACGGGCGTTTCGCTGTTGGAAATACATATAACAAGTACAAAGTTAGTCACTACTATTATTCAGAAAAGTTCAATAATGTCATGTAGTTATGTTAAAATCGATTATTATCAAACCGACTTTTACCAAAATAAGAAATAAAAATAAAAATTCCCATAAGATGAGGGTCCAAAAATCATCTTTGTTGTTAGAGCAATTGCACCCATAAACTAGGGACAATTGCTAATTTGTCAATTAAATCTGTATTGCTAATCCACTATTCATCAAAGATTAGTTCTCTATTAGGAATATTGTCGAGAAACATCCTCATGAAACCAACCACATACAAAGGTACCATTAGTTCGCCATTGTCTGTGCCTTTGCCATTGTCTGTGCCTTTTTGGTTTCATTATAAAGCATTTTCAGTACATGGTGTGTATCTTCACATACATACATAAATAGTCAGGATTAGAGGAAATAATATAGAAACATGGTAGTTAAATATATGAATTGTTATGAACGGTTATGATTGCGTCGTGTAAATATACGTTGTACATACAAGAATTCTCAGTCTTTCTAGGGGGATTATCATAGAACAAGTTGGTGAATCACTGTCCAAAGAGGCAGTGGCAACAGACCGAAGCCATGGGGGAAATGCCTTTTGTTTCGGATTTCATGGTGGCTCGATGATCTCGAAACCGGAGACTGTGGCGGAGGATGCAGCAAACGCCTTGAAGTGGAGCTATGACATTCTTACGTAACGTCATAGAAAGGTACACCAAATGGTTTATAGGTCTCAAGCAAGTTTAATTTTGGTACTATGTTAGTGCACTAACCAAAATAGATAAAACTTAGAAATTTGAAAACCTGGACATGATGTGGCGCGCAGATAATTAACATCTGTCACCCTTAGAAACGAACTCTGTGAGACCTAGTCAGCTACAGCCATGAATGACATACACTCACTCTCTCCTATCATTCATTCCTCATTTGAGTTTTCCCAAGT
Above is a window of Fragaria vesca subsp. vesca linkage group LG7, FraVesHawaii_1.0, whole genome shotgun sequence DNA encoding:
- the LOC101307621 gene encoding proline iminopeptidase-like; protein product: MSLPTATAGDSPKDHVAGDWFSVPELRLRDHRFFVPLDYSADPKASSTISVFAREVVSVGKEEQPLPYLLFLQGGPGFESPRPTEASGWMRKACEEYRVILLDQRGTGLSTPLTPSSMLQLKSDVKLADFLQHFRADNIVNDAEFIRVRLVPDAGRWTILGQSYGGFCAVTYLSFAPQGLNKVLLTGGIPPIGNGCTADIVYRACFEQIRRQNEKYYKRYPQDTEIVREVVNFLSESKGGGVPLPSGGILTPKGLQTLGLSGLGSSSGFERLHYMFERVWDPVLVPGAPKQISYYFLDAFQKWSSFDTNPLYALMHESIYCQGAPSRWSAHTVRAEDEGRFDAVQAAKEGRPIYFTGEMIFPWMFDEIHALRKFKGAANMLAEKEDWPPLYDITALNNNKVPVAAAVYYEDMYVNFKLVMETASQIAGIRLWITNEYMHSGLRDSGTQVFDHLMGMLDGKRPLF
- the LOC101307920 gene encoding myrosinase-binding protein-like At1g52030-like — encoded protein: MLQLGPFGSENGGEGFDHGAFSTVRQVVISHTSGCIRSIQFEYDDNGSSLWSEKYGSPSYDEDTYIDTIKLDYPDEYLISVYGNYVSLWWFPTYISTLTFKSNKKSYGPYGLGIEGSLGKYGNSFAIESPGNMIVGFTGRASRTTGIRAIGANLKSLDQYYPSKTRLRNKHDDDEGNRQIIVAGNQVIGNEGDQNGRFAVGNTYNKYKVSHYYYSEKFNNVM